From the Parus major isolate Abel chromosome 1A, Parus_major1.1, whole genome shotgun sequence genome, the window AGTCCTGACATCGAGAAACTCATCCCTATGGGTGGCAAAGACAAAGAGGTAAGCTTTTTCAAGTATCCTGGAAGAACAGAGCGAGGATGCATCATAGCTGAGTACTTGAGGCTGATGTTAAACATGCCAGATTTGTCAAGCCCCAGGGTGCAGGGTTGGCTTGGCTGACACCACACGTTGTGTACAGTCCCCTGGTTTACTAGAATTGTCTCCTTATATAAAATACGCTGCCTTGCCTGGGCTGTGAGTGTGGAGGAAAGCAGAATGCCCTGTGTCAAGagcacttattttaaaaagctcttgAACTTGCACTAAATCAGAAAGTCTGAGGAAACTTATCCAGCCTTTTAATTAGCAGGATGCCAGCTTTTTAGGGTATGTTGCTTTGGCTGTAAGCATTGTTCTGACTTGCAGAAGGGAGGTAGTAACTTGTTTGGGcgttggggttttttgggtttttttggaggggagaagagggaaagcaAATTGTAGTGTGACAGGTCAGCAGAACTAATTATGCATGTGTGTTTTATTCCACCCCTGGCTTGGTTTATTCCTAATCCTGGGTCGGCATGTCCTCCTTGATGTGGGAGGCCATGTATGCCTAGGACCTGTTGACCCATTAAAAGTGAACCTTAAAGGTGGTATTAAGAAGCACTTCTAGGGCTAATGTTACTGTAACTAATACTGTGCTGCAGGCCAGGCACTTATCTCTTGGAAATGGGTCACTGAAGCTAAACAAATTCCCCCCATCTGAGGTTCTGACCTACATGTAGATTTCAATCCAAGTGAACAAATTGTCAAGGTGctatttttacatttactttGAATTTGAAATGACAGTCTCAGTTCTTAGTCAGTCAGATTTCTAGTAGCAGTGGATTTTTCTTAAAGGACTTGGGTGAATGACTCAAGGTTGAAAACTGGGACAAACcggtttggggttttttttctgtcaaatagCATCTGCAGCCTTAAacaaattatatatttgttgttatttttaaaaccagcttGGAAATGAAAGACAGCTgtctgcttctgttttcatgCTTGAATTAAATTTCCAACCTTGACCTGTGAAATTGGCAAAGTTTCCATTTGGACCCAAGAGAAATTGCTGTTTAGGAAAGTTATTTATCACTCCTTTTGAAGCTGTAGCCACAGCCCTGGAGGCACCTGGCATATAACCTTTGTTTTCTATAAGAGCTAATGTCAGAGGGCCTTATAGCTTCCTCACCCAGCAAagaggagagggacagagatGCTGCAACTCCTTGTGGTGCCTTCTGTGCTGAGTTTTTGGTGGTGATAGATGGCCCTTGTTGCTGTAGTGGTGACTGTGTTTGCATCCTGCTCATTAAATCACCCTCACCTAAGATTTATTCTGACTTTCTGAATGGTCTGAGCAGCTTTCAagtgctgccttttttttttttttttttttttctttaatggaaaagagaaaaacccaatTTGATTAACTCCTTCCTACCCCTCCCACCTTTCTCTCAGCATGGAATTTCCCTCCTACTATGAAACTACCTAGAGGGCAGGATCAACAGCATTCAGAACTGTACCAGGGACATTAGTGACTTGTGGACTGCAAATCCCAGGGCTATAAGCTGGATAagcttcccaggctgctcttggAAAGGATGCTTATGGCTCCATATATGAAACATGCCTGGCAGCTACATTATTGGTATTACTGTTGTATATTGAGAGAGATGTTAGACTAGAAAATATGTCTGCAGTATGGCATTGCCAGGCGCATGCCTGCTCTCCCTTACTACTGTGCCCGTGTGAAGGAAAGTTGTTTGTCATCTCCCAGGGTGCAGAGTGTGCATGGCCACCCAGCTGGCACCAGCACCAAAAGGAATGTGAGGCTTTTGAATGGCTGGCAAAGGGTGTGAGATAGAGGACCTTTGCAAGGAGCTAAGCTTAACATAAAGTTCTCCCTGCAGTGCAAGCCCAGCACAGGTCCCTGCACATTCCCTGGGGGGCTGTCTGCCTGATAAAAGCCCTGATGCTCTGGCAAGTCTGTGGTGGGGGGAGACTGCTGGAGATGAAGTGtgtctcttcctctgctgcaggctgtgccagcactctGTTCTGCTCCAagcatggctgtgctgtgagtgAGTATGACTGGGTTAATGGAGTATGTCAAGGGAGCGAGGGCAGCATTTGGCAGCGAGCTACTGACTTGTCAGGCCTGGGGAAGTGGTATGTTACAGATCAGCTTCTCACACAGAATGAGCCTCTGGCTTAgggctgtggtttttttgtttgtgcctctacagacacacacatttagaatatgtatttttttatatatatgaagTGACTTGGATGGCTGATGGCAACACTGGGTTcagaaatttgtatttctgaaaacagcCTGGTGATAACATAAGGTGCAGGAGATGAGCAGGGTCATGACAGTACATTAGAGGATGGTGACTGGGAGAGGGCAGCATTGTCTGCAGGCAGAGGGTGTTGCCCTTCTGGAAGAAACAGAAGTTAAGAGTCTGGAAGGGCATTGGCAATGTCTGGTACCAGTGTTAAGTGAACTCATTCATGGTAGTCTTCTGCATTTAACAAGTCCTGTTGTCAATGTTTTTGTTGAAGAAATGGTTGGAGAAGTGTGAGAAACCTTTCTACCTTTCACTTTCACAGAGTAAATTATactttcctgcttctcctgctttaggaaatatttcccttttgaTTTGTGGTGTCATTTCACCTTTCCAATCTCAAGGCCACTGTGAAGAGTCCCAAACATCCAAGGGACGAAATCTTGAAATGCTGAGATCTGCCGGGTTCAAACTAGCCTGCTGGAGGGTGTGCAGGAGCCCCTAGCTGTGAATCATAGAAACCCAATGGATGCAGAGCTCTGTAAAGTGCCACATTGTGCTGGTGGCACAACCACAAGGGAGGAAAGGGCTCCAAGCTGGAGCCCTTTCCACAGACATATCCTTGGTTGTCCCCACAGTTGAGGCTGGTGACATGCAGTAGCTCTTTGGTACTCTCTTTGGTACTCTGCTGGTCTTTCTGCCTTGGGAAGCATCTTGCCCAGGTTGAAGAAGGTATTGGGTTTGCCTCACTCTCCTTCTGTCCCGCAGGCTGGATGCAAAGGAGGAAGCATGGTAAAGGCAGCGTCTTTCCAGGATTCATGGGCTCTTTGAGAGATGATCAGAGGGAGGCCAGATGATCTGCACAACACACACACCACTGTTTCTCGTCTGCAAAGGCAGCATCGCAGCGTTCTCCCCAGCCCCGCGCCACCCGGCTTGCCCGATCGTTTCCGGATGTTTCGCAGCTGCGAGTGGGAAGTCCTGGAGCGATCCCTCAATATCCTCCAGGCCAGTGACTTCTACTGGGGCCCCCTGTCTGTGGGGGAGGCTCACGCCAAGCTCCAGCGGGAGCCTGTAGGCACCTACTTGGTGCGGGACAGCTCGCAGGGGAACTGCTTGTTCAGCCTGAGCGTGCGGATGCCCACGGGCCCCGTCAGCCTTCGAATCTCTTTTCAGGAGGGCTATTTCCGCCTCAAGAACTGGTTTTCAGACTGTGTGGTCcggctgctggagctggtggtgGCGGGGACCCGGAACAACCCCTTGCACTTTGATGAGATGGGGGGAACTCCCCTGGTCTTCTCTGAGCCCTTGTGCCGGAGCCGCCGGACAGTGCCCACGCTGCGAGAACTGTGCTGCCGGAGCCTCCCTGCTGGTGCCGTGAcggagggcagagcagggctaGGGGGCTCCCTGGGGATGTGTCTGAGGGAAGAGGTGTTCTCACCCCTGGACAGAAGGGGAGGGTCAGAGGGGAGTGTTggccccagcccctctctgtcctgggctgggagatgATGCCATGCATATGGGAGATGAAGCGAGACGCCTCTTTTATGGCTGCGCTGGTGGGATATGTGACACACCAGTGAGGCAGGActggctgctgggagagaaAGGGGGAGGGCAGAGAGACTAGAGCTTGAACCCAGTGGCTGTGACAGATGCGTCCTCATACATACACAGTGAGCGTAACTTTCCCCAGACATGCCTGGGGTAAAGCCAGACTCGAAGAGCAGGCATTTCCACTGCCACCAAGTCCTGCTCTTTTCTCCATTTATAACttaaaagcttcagaaaaaggTGAATTGTCTGTCCTCCCAGGTCAGCCCTATGTTCTCTTCAACCCCTAAGTGCTTGAGCTCATTTCTGCCTCAAAACTACCCTTGTGGAGTGCAGCTGAGTCCAGTCCCACAGCAGTGCAGCTTGGACATCGATGGGCATGACCCTTGTGCTGACCCACCGAGCTGTGGTGGAGCAAGAGCACATTTTACTTCTTGCAGCACAAATGTGATGCCTGTTACTTCAGAGGCCGGTGTTGTGCACAAAGTGAAACCATTGCAGCCGTGTACGATACATGCAGCTTCACTGGCTTTTGCATTGCTTCATTTGATTGGATTTTTGAGAGTGAAGATGGGTTATGCTGTACTTAAGGGCATGGCATTCCTGCAGAGATAACCCTGATCTGGAGAGTTGTATCTGCCCTGGGAGGGTGTGAAGAGATGATATCCTGCACCCTTTCTTAAGCTCATCTGATAGTGTGCTGCTGCCATCTGTCGAGCATCAgaagatgttttggttttgcctcTGAAAAGGCAAggaattttttatataaaacttctaaaattttaataaaatttttatattgatttttaaaagtcagtgaATACGTGGCAGTAATTTCATTCCCTTGTAATGTTGGAAGCCCAGTTAGTTTAGTGTCCAGGCTTGGTAATCAAACTGAAACTGAACAAGCGAATTTCTCATAAGGAACAAAAGCAGAGCATAAATGAGTGGTTCTAGGTGGGAACGTTAAACTTAAATTCATCTTGTAGTGTAATTAATTGAAGAATTCTCTAAACAGAGAATACTTCTGAAAATCTCAGCCCTACatttttagaaagttttttCTGTACCTTAAAATTTATACTGAGTGTTTGAAAAAGACTGAGTAATTCAAGATCTTAGAACAGGACACAGCATTAGTGAACTTGAACTGGTGAGTATGAGTACACATGGGAGGAACAGAGTTGGCTTAAACAGGGTCATGGTTCATTTCAGGGATAGTCCGTATGATGTCTTCAAAGTAAGTGAATTGAAAGCAGctacataaaaaaagaaattcagataCTCTAAAATTTGAGCCAAAccattttccatgctgctgAACATCCATAGCTGGGCAGGCAGCCTGCTTTGCTCATGCTGACTTTCCTCTTTAGACCtgtatggaagaaaaaagtcGAACAGGGGAAGAGtacactgaattttcttgaTTGTGATCAGCTGTTTTATCTGAGGAACTAAAGTGTGTGGTCAGCACAGAGAGAGATACAGGCTGTGATGAATCACAGGAGCCTAACTTAGACACTCTGAATTATTCTCTGGAGGGCTCTGTTGCTCTGCTGGCGGTGAGGTGCCTGTCTGCCTGTCTCAGGGCATTGGCTTATGAACAAAGGTAGTTAGGTAAGTGTCAGGGAAAATGGTGATCTTGTCCTTGctgcctgctccttccagctgcagggagaccAGAGGCAGCTCGGTGGCCCTGCAGCTACTGCGTCTCAGCCCAGTgcaaaagcaggagctggggttaTTCATTTCTGCAGGGTTTGTGTGCCCTGGGGTGGCTGACATGTGGGCATAGTGTTGCTTGCTGCCAGCATCTCAGGTGGCTCTGGGCACCTCTGGGACTGTTCTCAGGCTCTTGGGTGAAGGCCCTGCCTCAGCAGGGTCAtctgctctccctctctgccATGGAGGAGTGGGACTGGATCTGCTGGCCCAGGCATCACATCCACCCCTCgatccttttctttcttgaggGTGACTGCTGAGGTGCCTTggctgccttcctgccttcctttcaGAAAGCAGGGGGATGGAGGAGCAGTATAATTTCTTCCATGTTTAGAACCATGTTTAGAGCACAGgaatgcttctgttttctggcCAGGTTATACCTCACTAAGGGAAGAGCTTTCTAACGGTATTGCTCTGACCTGGCTGTGAACTGTTCTCATTTGGCCGCAAATGAGCATCTTGGGTTGTATAGCTGGGGGCTCAGAAGAGCCCTATTTATGGCCTGGGTTGCGCTTTAGGAAAATCACACCATGGGAGAAAGAAATAGTTTGGATTTTAATAAAGTCTactttattttgttcctttttatttttatttttttaattgcacagCAAGCACTTGTCTCAGTCTTACAAGTAAGTAAATTccatgcagggctgcagcaaaTTGATTTGAGATCTGTGGATGAAAAGCAGTGAATTACTGCCAAGCATTGTTATATTGTGGAAGTTGAAAGCACATCATGTGTGAGTATCCTCATTATTCCCAAGGAGAGGTCACTCTGCAGATCAGGATTGGTGCAAGAAAGGAAATCAATgcagaaagaacaggaaagtgAAAAGTGCATTGGCTGAGACAAGCATTAGAGTCCTTCATTCTCTGCTTGGATGTTGGAAGagaaacctttttctttcagctcttgaaaaaaaagatgtaCAAAGCAAAACGGTAAGAATTTACTTCCATGGGGTAACATtgtcctgctgctttcattAGAATGGGAGATGTTCACTTTAATGACCCTGCCTCTGAACCAGTCCCTCTGTCACGTAGGAGTAGCTCCTGGTGGTCTGTatccaaatgtttcttttggtgGCTCCTAAGGggacttaaaaagaaattgcaaactTCCTCACAACCTCTTGAGCACCATTTGGGGAATATAAGaaaattgtttgcatttttatatgGTATGTTATACATTTCTCCAGCTGACTCATTTCAGTTTGTCGAGGAAACTTACACAGGCTTTGCAGAtggtttttttcaagtgttctTCCTAACAGCAGAAGTTGAAAAGTTTAGTGCTTACGAGAGGGGCTTCCTCTACCATGCTGTGAAGGGTCTGGATTTCAGTCCCAATATGCTGCAGGCATCCAGCAGGAAACTGTTCTTTGTCTGCTCCCAACTAGCTGTCTTTTGGTAGTGCTCTGGGGCCCCAAGGGTTAATTTCCCAAAATTCTTCACTGGAACTTGCTAATAACTTCCATATGTATGCATGTGTGTGCTCAGGAGGGGCCCCACAGCCATCAGCTCTTGTAATAATACTTGATTACCTCTGACATAAGGGTCTGTATGTCGTTAGGGATCAGGATTCACCAAAAGACACAAGTTTGTGCAAAGACACTTTAAAAACGTATTAACATTTGGTCATCCTCAGTGATTGGGAAATGAACTCTTCTTAGGTAGTCAAGCTTCAAAATAAAGCCTGTGTACACACAGCTGGATCTCAGTTTTGACCCTTACCCTGATGTCCCTCTGAAAATGTGCATTTGTGTCATTAGTCTTTAAGTGTGCTAAACCCCTTAATTTACAACACACCGTGGTTAGGAGAATGTGGCAGCTTTGTATGATTGAGTTCGTTTTGCCTCAGTTCCTTAGATGTTTGGCATCTGTACAGTTAAAACTGCACGCACTGGAGAtctctgcctgccctgtgccatTCCCTGGTGCAAAGGCCGGGCTATTGAGGGCAGCCTTCAAAGAGAAAGCAGGTGtcagagggagagggagatgtGGCAGAGTCGCTGTGAAACTCCCGAtgcctccctgcagagctgcctgggtCTTggcaggctcctgctgccttctgatctcagctggggctggcgGAGCTGAGGTTTTGATTCAGGCAAAGCAAAGTACTTCCAAACGCTTCCCGTGCGAGGGCTGGCTCGATAGTAAGACTCTTCAGCCAGAAAAGAGATGGCTGAGGTCTGTGGCAGAGATCTGTAAAGCCTAAATGCCATGGAGTAGGTGACcatgtgttttcttaaaaatccaGGGAGGCATCTGATGAGATACTCAAGTTCAAGACTCAAAAAGAGACATTTCTTCATGTGACATATAGTAGCTTAAGCTGTAGGAATCTCTTCCACAGGCCACCAGCAAGGCTAACCTCTGTGTGGGTACAGAAAGGGATTAATGGTGATTGATGGAGCACctctggaggaggaaaagcagagtcGGGAAATAGGGGAGAGGTAGGATCCAGGTGGAGCTCTGAGTTCCATGCCTTGTAGGGCAGACCTCTGCTATGACAGGAGTGTGGGAACAAGCCAGCCTAGGCTCAGCCTGAGGCTCAGCGGCACAGGGGCAGCCCAGGCCAGCTGAGCCGGTGGCTCGGTGAGggacagctgtgctgagctcccagAACCTGTGCTGGGCCTCCTGAGACAGAGGGGTCTGCACCTGGCAGACCTGTACCCCACCCCTGCGGTGCAGTTGCATGCCCCAGCAGTTTGATGGCAGCCCCAAAGGGAGCAGCCCTCAGGCGCTTCTTCCCAGCTTTCACAAGCAGAAAAACTGGGACACCCATCTGATGCCTGGAGGCTAGCGTCAGCACAGGCTGAGGATAAAAACATTGCCATCATTCAGAATGAATGGAGGAGCCTGAATTGTCAGCTGAGGGCACTGGGGGAGGCTAGCATCAGCCCAAGGTGATGGCTGgttggggcagagctggaggctcCCAGCCTGACTAACTGCATGTcaaaaaggagctgcagagctctgagaaacAAAGCACTGGCAGGTTCCTAGGTTCATCCATCCCAGAGCAAGTGACATGCATactcttttaaatattttgcctcCTGGGCTACCTGCTTTCCCAAGACACCATCCTTGCCATCAGAGCTCTCAGTCTTTGAGCTGGTCCCAGATACCACTGAAATCAATGACCAGATTATTGTTCCTCTCTGAAGATTTTGGATTAGGCTTCCCTGTTTTGTCAGGCTGATGCGAGCAAAATGTGGGTTTTCCGCACTAAACGTAATCAAAACAAACCCTGCTCCCACTGGCTCATGCAACAAATCATGCTGGGGGAATTGCTGGCATTAGGCATGATTAGCCCAAGTGCAGATGCCTTCCAGCTTGTAAACAATAGCCTAAAGGATTGGAAAGGATCACAAACAAAGCACTTACAGAGAAGACAGCATTTTCAAAAGGGACTTGAGAGCTTATGTCCATTGGGggtttgtcttttaaaaataaactagaaGTAAACAAATTGACAGAGACGGCTCTGAAGAATCTAAGAGAATGCAAGTGAGGAGACTGGATATAATACTCCAAAAATTAAGTAGGGGAAAACTAGACAGGGCTAATGGGTCCTCTTAAACTCCTCCACAAGATGTCCCACAGCCTTAGGGATAGGCAGACATTGGAAACCTCGTCTGTCCTTACGAGTAAAGCCAGGTGGGATGTATGAGGGATGCAGGAGAAAACCCTTCTTCagttcacagaagaaaaaacaatctcTAAAATGTGGTGAGAGGAACAAAAGGATCAGGAAACTTGAGCTTGTCTTATGGTGATTCAGTCTGAAAGGGACATTCCCTCCTTGAACTGCAAACTAGTAACAAATTGCTGTGAATTTCAGACTGAAAACTGTCCAACTCAtgtaaaacaggttttttttattgtgcttttaatatttgttaCTTTAAAATCTTGATTTTATGTAAGGTTTTTAAGTATGGGCTGAGTTATTTTCAATTATGTCTCATTTCTCCTGGCCCTGGCAGAGTGAAGTAGCAAGTGCCCATCTTCACACTCACAAGCTCCTGGAAGGGGACAAGGTTTGTGACACTGATGGTCACTCATTTAATGACATGGTGAATGGGATTTGCAGCCAGAGTTTACCAGCATTTCTATAACTGAGATGTTGTTGCAAGGAATGCTAAATCCAGAAAGACATGAGCACCCTTCATGCTTTCCCTGGGTCTGTCTGCTGGAAACATGCAGCTCATCCAATT encodes:
- the LOC107204327 gene encoding suppressor of cytokine signaling 1-like, with translation MIRGRPDDLHNTHTTVSRLQRQHRSVLPSPAPPGLPDRFRMFRSCEWEVLERSLNILQASDFYWGPLSVGEAHAKLQREPVGTYLVRDSSQGNCLFSLSVRMPTGPVSLRISFQEGYFRLKNWFSDCVVRLLELVVAGTRNNPLHFDEMGGTPLVFSEPLCRSRRTVPTLRELCCRSLPAGAVTEGRAGLGGSLGMCLREEVFSPLDRRGGSEGSVGPSPSLSWAGR